The nucleotide sequence ATCTGGGCATGGAAAAGCACAGTGATCTGGTCAGTGTGATTTTTGCCACCCTTCTTTCCTCCCAGCTTTGGATTCTTACTCACCTTGCTCAATCCTGCACTCTAATGCCATCTGAAGTTATGTCTAGGTTTGACTGGCACCTGCTTCTCCCCCCAACCAACCTGATTGGATCATCCCCTTCTGCACCAACCCAGTGTCCTCCCAAgcctttagtaactacttgtttcTCAGTGTATAACATCAGTGCCACTGCTACCCCTCTTCGCCCCTTCTTCCCTTTGGTTAACTGAACTAGGGGCTGGCCACATGGTACCTCTACGCCATCCTCGCCTGTGTAGCCGCAGCGTGTGACCCTGCAGCCTTGCACTCCAAATACACCCATCACTGCACTGGTCATGAAGGGCAGTTTATCCAGATTGTCTGACACCCCAGCCTGCAGCACTCGGGCCATGGCAGGACCTGGTAGAGGAAAGAGGGTAGGGAGGAACCAGAACAGAAGAAATGGAAAACCAGCAAGTAGCTTGAATGGAGGTTAGTTTGTCAGGCTTCCCCAAGGTGTTCCAATAAGTCCCAGTTAACTGATGAAGGCAGGAGTCAAGCATTTCAAGCTAAAGGTTGCGAGTTCGGCCACATGCATAACAGGATGGTGCTACCCTCATTGATCCCAGCCAAGGCACGTCTTTGCATTCAGGGCAGAATTCATTGCCACGAGACGTGGCAATGACACTAGCTTAAATAGCTTATAAAAAAGATGAGACAAGCTCATGGATGAGTGATCTATCAATATCTGTTAGTCACAACAGGTAAGTGGAACAGCCATGGTCAGTTGCCACACTCCTCCCAAGACTAGCTCAAGACatgctgctgcctgaggtgaaggacaagatggtgccttccCCTGAGGACTTCTAAGACTGGGCAGGGAAATAGAAGCAGGTGGTACTTAATTCCATTCCCACATGGACCAGTGGGAGGCCTCCATCTTACCGTGGAGCAAAATGTCATGGGGCTGGCCCTGCACTCTGTCTTTTAACACCTTGCTGTTGCTCCCTGTCCTCGCAGCATCTGCCACCAGGGGAAGCCACTTCACTCTGCCTACTGCTTCCTGTTCCCTCTGAATATcagatgctggggacaaacaACAAAGAAGGATTATTGCCACCAGACCCTGTTTCTGAGCTTCCTAGAAACATTGGGCTGGATCACTGGCAAGAACGGCGCTGGGCGAGATGGACtatctgatctagcagggtcaTTATGTTCTTACGGGTACAGAGAAGCACAGCACAAAGTGGTGTGTCACCTTCAAGGGCCCAAGACAAGTCAGTACCGTATCAGCTAACTAGTAAATTGCTTTGCAGTGCCAAATGAGccgaacaacaacaaaaagggaatggTTTGGATATGAGCATAGCAAATGAAAGAGGGCGACAGAAACAGCTGTCCTAGGAAGAGCCACAGAAAAACTATTGATTGGTTTGGGAGATGCCATTGCATCAGAGCAATTGACACTTCAGCAGTTCCATGCATGCTCTCAAAGCAAATATCTGGTATGGTATCAGCATACAGTGCTTTCCACAGCAGGAGCAATTATTACAGAGAGACAATATTACCTTGCAGAGCAAGCAAAGCATTGTGGGATACTTCCAAGTCCACATCACAGCCAGCTGCTTTCATTTCCTTCATCTTGTTCTGCAATTTGAAACGGAGAGAGCAATGAGGTCATGACTCACTTGTGGCGGTGCAgcttctcttccttcccattCTCTCTCTAGTTGGGTCCAGCATCAGCTGCAGCAGGGGGAAAGATCAAGTCTTCCAATGTAATGGAATCACCTACCTATCACCTCTGCTTCTGCTGCCGCCTCATGTCTAGAAATGATTCCCTGTGGGACTGGATGATGAGAAACACATACCTGCATGAGGGCTAAATCCTTGTCCATGCAACCTGCATTAGAGACCACGTAGAGGTGCTGCTCGGAGGTGCTGGTCACAATCAAGTCATCTATGATGCCTCCTTTTTCATTTGTGAACAGAGACAGGGTACCCTGAAAGTAAATCTAAGCTCAGTTTCAGCTATTGGTCCCTGAGAGCAGTTATCATGCAATAGACGGTAGGCTTTAGCTGTAAAGCAGGTAGACATTTAATGCTAATAACAATTTCCTCCTGTTTGGTGCATCCCTTGCTTTTGTGACTGTAATGTGGACTATTAAGACATACCAGCCTGAATTGGCTAGTGTCTGTGACCTCATTAGTGACAAGCAATAGGATTCCCTCTCTCATGCCTACATAACTGTGTgtaattaaaaaaagatttttgcaGTGTCTTTTGACtcttcccttgtttaaaaataaaagagcTTGAGGCTTTATACAAGAGTGGAACAGCAgacaaatacaggcataccctgctttaacgtacgcaatgggaccgtaGAGTGtcctttaagtgaaaatgtacttaaagtgaagcaattatcttcacttgtactgcacgcaatcaccactagatggcagtggcgtcatgccaataaagtgtccgttattgcgaagcgcgagtactttaagcggggtatggtggagtatggagcatgtactttatagcgaggctactttaagtgaagctactttaagcagGGAATGCCTGTAATTAAAATGCCCTGCCATTTTGTGAGCCTTTAATAATTTGGTTTTGGATGccaagtattcaacccctgctATCTGTCTTTTTTTTAAGGGAGGTACAATGATCATACAGCTATCCCCTGAAAGCAAAGCTCTCTCTATCCTACCCCTTCCTCCGTTAAATGGGAATATTGTTTTACTGATGCTAGATTAGAGTTGCAGGGGCACCGTATAAATAATGAAAATGCACTCAATGAAGGCTTTCTTTGATCATACAGAAAAGCCCTATCAAAGTATTATTTTTACTTACTGTGTCCTGCCTTCTCTTAATGGCTCAGGAATGGTTACAATATTTTTTACATCATTTCTCCCTCATATCCATTCTGTGGGGTGACCAGTTGAACAACAGTGATTAATCCAAAATCACTGATAGATTTGAATGGGGGTGTTGCACATCCAAATTCAGCATGCCATTCACTAGATTACACCTGTGTGCaacccaggggtgaggaacctgtggccctccaacccATCGTTGACGACtgttagccatgctgactgggactaatGGGACTGCAAAGACATCCAGAGAGCCACAAATTCTCCACCCCTGATGTAACCCACTGGGCTTTGACATACCTGATTAGGCTTCAGCTCTGCAATGTCCCCAACCACTAGGCTCTCTATGAACTTCACTCGGTCTCTGCCAAACACTTTAGTCTGTAAAAGAGAGAGTAATCTCCAATCACCTGGGTGCTTTGCAGAACCAAGGACAGCAGACTTAGGCAAAACATCTCAGCCTGTACCACCATGCAGCCAAACCACAGCTTAGTGTGGTATAGTTAGGTGTTACTATTTATCCATTTATTAGTCATATTTCCAGAttgtccttccttccaaaggaagctAGGGTGatgtacaataataataaaaaaacacaaaatacagtagggccccactcatacggcaggttacgttccaggcccccaccgaaaagctaaaaccaccggaaagtgggtccttgctgtattctagtcactgtgctacagctgacagcgatcagctgtagcacggggagctccagccgccttgctacagctgacagcaatcagctatggcgtggggagctccagctgccgcagtacagttgacagtgatcagctgtagagcacaaactccccgcgctacagctgatcgccctgctggcaccaccgtattagcagaatgccaaaaagtggggccctactgtgcttataaataaaatgcagcacTGACCAATATCCTAGGAAACATCTATAAAACTCAGAATTATTTAAACCAACCAAATGCATTTTATGTGACCAGTACTGCCAGTAAAGGCTTCAGCCAAATTGTAAGTTTATCTCTGAGCTAGAGCATAAGGCTGGAGAGGACTATCCCTCTGTCTGTGCATTCATTCATCCATCCTGCATCTTCAGCACATACATGCTGCCAGGACAGCTTACAgtaaagagagaaaaataacaCAAATCAGCCATAAAGTCAAATCAGCAACACAGTGAAACAGCAGATAAAACACAGCTTCCAAACTTGCTTAAAAGGTTCAAAAGGCTGGAAGAATAAGAAGATATTTGTCTGGCATTAAACGTGGGGCACCACAACTAGGAAGGCTCTGACCCAGTTGCCACCTGTCTTAACTCAACAGTTGGAGCTAACTGGAGGAGAACCTCCAATTAttgttatgattattattattatttgttgtttaATTTATGACCCACCCTTCATCCTGAGGTCTTCagttgggttacaacaatttgaaatacataattaaaaacaacgtAAAATCCCaatatcacaaaaaatagggaaaTATACATCTCAGCCTCAGTGAACTGGGAAGACTGAGAAACTTCACATTAATGATTAATAAATATTGAATCTAAACTGACTTTCCTTCATCGGCCAGGAGTTTCACAAAGCAACTCCCAGCACTGGGAAAATGTGATGTGTCAGAACACAAGTGCTACTCGGAGAGAAGACATTGGAGCCGTCTGAAGAAAATTAGCAATAACTGTACACTgtcgggtctatgaccgcaaataaaatttgttgttgttgttgttggtaataACTGTACATTTGTTCCATGAAATCAATACAAGCTGGAAATACCTTGAGGGGAAAAAATTCTTTACCCCTCTAAGATTTTACATGCAAGGCAGAGACATTTACAAATGCCTGACATAATACCTGGCTCTGCTACATTATCACATGAAGATTGTATTTGGCAGTTGGAAAAGCTCTCCCAGTGGGGCCAGGGCTTGGCTCATGCCCACTCCAGTATAAGTGCTCAGGTTCAATTGCTATCCATCACCATCTCCCCAAATCCTAGCCCACTCATCTTTGCAAGATATGGCCATTCATGTCAGAAGTACACCTGACATTTCCATGCCATCcccctgaatttttaaaaaagcccactgTGCTCATCAGTCCAGGCCTCTCTGGCTGAGTTGTTTCTTGAAATTTCTCAAAGGGTTTGCTCAAGACCAACCAGAGGGGAAAACAAGTCCAGAGGAATCAACTATATTTTGAAAGGCACCAGAATTATGTGGTAAATATATGCTGCTAGAAGCTGCAATTGGCCAGATTTTCTGATATGTGAATGCCTTGAAAGGTTAGAGAAAGGCACATTGTCCTTCATCTCCCTCCAAGGTTACCTGAAGCATATGAGACACATCAAAGAGTGAGCAGTGCTGACGTGTGTGCAGATGGGATTCCAAGTGGCTTTGGGTGTACTGCACAGGTAGGCTCCAGCCTGCAAAGGCCACCATCTTCCCGCCATGGTGCCGGTGAAAGTCATAGAGGGGCGTCTGCTTCAGGCTCTcctgcagaggaaggcaaggaaTGTTCGGATTGGCAGTTGCCAGCAACCCTCATGAGATCATCCAAAAGTTAGAGACTTGCGGTGGGCAACCAGAGTTCACTATCAATCCCACCCCAGCCATTCGCAACCCTAGCCTGATCAGAAGGAAGAGCATCCCCTTCCCCAActgaacataagagcataagaacagcctgctggatcaggccaggggcccacctagtccagcatcctcttctcatagtggccaaccagatgcccatgggaaactgaCTAGTCTTTTTAAATTACATGTTGAAGCCCTGTGTGCCACTCTGAGTCACTTCCCACAGGCCAGACATGGACCTTCAGTTGTCCCAGAGAGTGTACCCGTCTCCTCCGAATTCAGCCTTAATTTACAGCTGGCTCCAGCGATCAACCTTCTCCTCTGGGAGTAAGGGGTGGCCTCCTGTCACTAAGCTGTCTCTAACCTTTGTAATTAGTCTTGTTTGCTTAGCACTTTATCAGAAGTCCAATGTCAAGAGGAAAGCAAACCTGCTTGCCCTTTGTACCCCTTTACAGGCCCACAAAGCCTCTTCGGTGTCACTTTCCCACCTGCCTGAGAACTTGCCTGCATAGTGAGGGAGACGGTCAGAAAGGTCTCAAAAGGAAGCCCACGTGTCATTTAATATCCTCCTATTGCAGTTTGCAGTAGTTAATACAGAGGCTGTGGTGATCCCCATTTGTAGTAAAACCAGTCGCTGCACACAAGTTATGAGATTTTGGAAGAAGAGGCAGTGCAACGAGTTGGTGTGTCTCATCACCCATGGCTGGTTCCAGGCTGAGCAGGGAGAATGGCTTGTCTGAGGCACCCTCCTTGCCCAGTCCTCATCATTGCACCCCCAAGGAGGGAAAAATCAGATTAGCAAGCAGAGGTGATCGCATCGCAGCACAGAGCTGGTCCCAAACCTCTCAAGGGGCTGTTTTCACTGCCAGAGCCTGTGGCGGCTACATCTCAGCAGCAGCTAGTCAGGGTTTCGTACCAGGGGACTCTCAGCAGCCTCTGGACAATGCCAGCCCCTGACCACCAGCCCCATAATCATCACCAACCCAAACGCATCTTGCAGACAACCTCCCCATGTCTCATCTTCAGTGATCTTTTTCACGCCATTTGCACGTTTCACCACGAGAGAGATGGTGCTTTCGCGACCCCAGTTATTGATCAATGGGCTCAAGTAGGAGAATAACTGTTGCCAGGAGGCTCCAGCAGTCCCGTTTCTCGACTTTAGCCTACATCGGGAaggtctcctcctcccttcacacacacccttcatcACAGTCACTTTTACAGTCACAGTCTGATAGAACTTTGTTCAAGGAGAACACAGACTCAGCCAGACGCACTGCCTAATTCTGAAAACAGAACACAATagtacaatctctctctctctttaggaaAATCAGCTGTGAAAttgttccctccccctccagttgTAACACCAAGGGAAATACTCCCTCCCGCGACTCAGCCAAAAGGAcgcggggggggggctttccagCCTATTCCATCTCAAAGGGCGATTCCTAGACTTCATTTGTATCCCGGATTTCTCTGGGCTTCCCATAAAAGCAGGCCAAGATCTGCTCTCTGATTCTATTCCGGTATGTTTTAGTTATTGGTCATGGACGTTCGAAAAACATACGGATTCGTACCAACTTTTCCCACCCAAGTTTTCCCCGCCTGGCCTCTCCCCTCCAAGACAAAGGGCCCGTGGCTTCCCTGGATACCAGGAGCCCGGACCTACCCAGCCCCGCTCCAACAGTCCCAACTCCGTGCAAGTCTCGCCCGTTTGTGGGTTGCTCAGCGCACGCCTCCACCTGGGTGGGAGAAGGGGGGTGTTGCCAGCTCACCTGCCCAGAGGTACAGCCCCGCTTCCCGCATGCAGTAGCCCTGCAGGATCCCAAGCACGGAGACGCCAGTCGAACAGCAGCCCCGCCACTGGCTCGCAGCATTTTCACCAGCTCCCGGGCGCCCCTACGAAGTTGCTGGAGGATACAGCACCTCCCCTCTGCCCCGCGCTTCAGTCCCAGGGAGAagcctgggaaatgtagtctcgTTCCGGCGATTGACCAGAGGGCTCGCTCTCCCTACGcgaaggagagggaaaggggagcaGAGGAACCACCCACGCAGTCCTGACCTGCTATTAGTAAAGCTAGACCAGTGTTGATTGCCGGCGTCAGGAGATCCGATCCGATCAAGGCAAGACAGGCATGCCAGCGCTGTGACCGAACACCACTCTTGTTCTTTTTAAAGCAAGTCCTCTTAATTCAAAGGTGGGAGTCTTGGCATGACAAAATAGACAAAGGCTGACAGGGTCCAAGATGAGGGTGGATGACCCCTGCTTCGTCTGCTGCTTAAGTGCCGAAGAAATAAGTAGAGCTGATCTCCCCTGGCTCCCAATCTCTTTATTTCTGTACACAAACAAGATGCCCAGATCACACAACTGGGCGAGTGAATGAGACCTTTACACTTCACAGCTGTTTAGGGCTCATTCTGGAAGCAAAACTAATCACCATTCCCCAGGGATGTACAGGGTCAAATGGAACAGATATGCATCAGCATGAACCCTTGCTTACTGTATGGTATAAATCCTTTTCAGTGTACCTGCAGGCATTGCCCACAGACATTTCCAAGCCTATCCTTTCAGCTCGTTCCAGTTTCCTAAACACTGTGTTACTGTTGATTTAATTCAAGCAATCACACCCAAGGAGTTCTGCTTTATTTTCAAGGAGAAATTAAAGTTTCAAAATCTGAACTGCAAGATCAAGGCAGATCCTCCTAAGACCTCAGCTTCCACAAGTTATGAACATCAAAATTGGTTGAAGCTTCCAcaagttaagaaaattaaaattggtTGAAGCTCAACTAGTCCGTAACTCAGGTATAAGGTTATGAAAGAATGACAAGACCTTAACTTagggtgtgtatgtatatgttgaATCAGGCCTGCCGAGTCCCTCCAAATGGCCTAAAATTCCATTTTAATCTTGGCACTTTTGCTTTCAGTTGATGGTGAAGAAGTTAAGACATAAGGAAAATCTACTGCTTTGTTCAAATAAAAGTTTCCTAGTGCAATGGGTTTAGGAGAGTAGACATCTTGTAAGATCTTTGCACACTTACTTACTTAAGGGCTGGCTGAGGGGTCCTGGAAGTAGAGGAGCCGAAAAGAGATTCAGAGTTCAAACATT is from Rhineura floridana isolate rRhiFlo1 chromosome 3, rRhiFlo1.hap2, whole genome shotgun sequence and encodes:
- the AMT gene encoding aminomethyltransferase, mitochondrial gives rise to the protein MLRASGGAAVRLASPCLGSCRATACGKRGCTSGQESLKQTPLYDFHRHHGGKMVAFAGWSLPVQYTQSHLESHLHTRQHCSLFDVSHMLQTKVFGRDRVKFIESLVVGDIAELKPNQGTLSLFTNEKGGIIDDLIVTSTSEQHLYVVSNAGCMDKDLALMQNKMKEMKAAGCDVDLEVSHNALLALQGPAMARVLQAGVSDNLDKLPFMTSAVMGVFGVQGCRVTRCGYTGEDGVEISVPASQAVELAELLLRDPTVWLAGLAARDSLRLEAGLCLYGNDIDESTTPVEASLVWTLGKCRRVAMDFPGASIILAQIKEKPQKKRVGLTSTGPPIRQHMPILSPEGKAIGEVTSGCPSPCLQKNIAMGYVESEFSKLSTALTVEVRKKSCPALVTKMPFVATHYYTVK